One Glycine max cultivar Williams 82 chromosome 6, Glycine_max_v4.0, whole genome shotgun sequence DNA segment encodes these proteins:
- the LOC100784082 gene encoding COP1-interacting protein 7 isoform X2, which yields MEEAIDATATLDYASIQIFPNLKRYEAFVCKGKQSDKVAAGHLEHLLPHLPAINDLHAEGFDTNFDLKLPENLHGAEWFSKATVQRFLHFASSPDLIHAISSILDEMSQLEDSKEFHVSLYGKGNQDHLESGEKDGTYSSHGEAPTSKPEVNIVSSDASKNELLRAMDLRLTALSDKLAETFSKATGATCSPEDLTCLAKFSQHFGATNIEHSLCKFIELTQKSQDVAPLSKETTLHSCDVTKDDANEAVKNLQVSKPLPSDTPVKYGVSPAKAAQVERHSSTESEESSNSSDEDQRSAERSRSLVRSATPRRSASPMRRVQIGRAGPRRAAALTIKSLNYFPGRERITVQDAAENDFEGEVSELPNKKSEIDVKRITVQDAISLFESKQRDQTTDIQKRKSLADVSVSTNKSVLRRWSAGMGETSVQDQPEYVPEDPVPVTSNDVVHAEAPRNSEVGVVSDFISECHNNNEITDHDVKPERQENIGYVAVDNPDETNPTVKQETNKKLAASAEWNQRKQEEFNQILKKMVESKPVLFGKSQPSRNQNISFEQRGGSYDNYKEKRDAKLRGAKAGKQVEKEAQFRQMQRLLDKRKVEMSKSVSASKKSSPRLPQSSLRNSTPPANSPKETSKPSTMKKTSSRTSPMPATRKSWSATPSPRAAGTSPAKARGGISSANSTPTHRKPVSTSVPQPSTQREKSLPRNRNEKEPQTNNARSLKSMNEKRQPAVPNKSKAVKAKVTKASEEASVPSKTSIGNKGTKKSSVVPLESKPFLRKGSRMGHGTADLNKKKGPPKMDKSLRVSADLIEDQESELVVNASDLVSQHSDGDTMTPIHQNAATEPDPQIHNQLQCGETENLDQNPTDGEVLTYTGESSINIRNEEESTISPSAWLETEEDLEMPKPCEDDTFQSASLANAAPVGSASPRVRHSLSQMLQEESSEPDTCEWGNAENPPAMIYQKNAPKGLKRLLKFARKSKGDTGSTGWSSPSVFSEGEDDAEEFKNSNKRNADNLLRKAAQNVKSYGQPKNSVHEGYERNLGRDDGKGSHKMRDGRDLGAGSTTRASRSFFSLSAFRGSKPSESKFH from the exons GTATGAGGCATTTGTCTGTAAGGGGAAACAATCCGACAAAGTAGCAGCTGGACATTTGGAACATTTGTTGCCTCATTTACCTGCAATAAATGATTTACATGCTGAAGGATTTGATACAAACTTTGATCTTAAATTACCAGAAAATCTGCATGGTGCTGAATGGTTTTCCAAAGCAACTGTTCAAAG gtTCCTTCATTTTGCTAGTTCACCAGATTTGATACATGCCATCAGTAGTATCCTAGATGAGATGTCTCAGTTGGAGGATTCAAAGGAATTTCATGTTTCTTTGTATGGGAAG GGCAATCAGGATCATCTTGAAAGTGGGGAAAAAg ATGGTACCTATAGCTCTCATGGTGAAGCACCAACCTCCAAA CCTGAAGTTAACATTGTGTCATCCGATGCTTCAAA GAATGAATTGTTACGAGCAATGGACCTAAGACTAACAGCTTTGAGCGACAAGTTAGCTGAAACTTTTAGCAAGGCCACTGGTGCTACATGCTCCCCGGAAGATCTGACTTGTTTAGCTAAATTTTCTCAACATTTTGGTGCCACTAATATAGA GCATTCTTTATGCAAGTTTATAGAACTTACTCAAAAGAGCCAGGATGTTGCCCCCCTGAGCAAAGAAACAACCTTGCACTCATGTGATGTGACCAAAGATGATGCAAACGAGGCTGTTAAAAACCTGCAGGTTTCCAAACCATTACCTTCAGATACACCAGTTAAGTATGGTGTTTCACCAGCAAAAGCGGCCCAAGTTGAGAGACACAGTTCAACAGAAAGTGAGGAATCTTCTAACTCTAGTGATGAGGACCAAAGATCTGCCGAGAGAAGTCGTTCTCTAGTAAGATCTGCAACACCCAGAAGGTCAGCATCCCCAATGCGAAGGGTCCAAATAGGAAGAGCTGGACCCCGCAGAGCTGCTGCATTAACTATCAAGAGCCTCAATTATTTTCCTGGCAGAGAGAGGATAACTGTACAAGATGCTGCTGAAAATGACTTTGAAGGGGAAGTATCTGAACTACCCAATAAAAAGTCAGAAATTGATGTAAAGAGGATAACTGTACAAGATGCCATCAGTCTTTTTGAAAGCAAACAGCGGGATCAAACTACAGATATTCAGAAGAGGAAGTCATTAGCAGATGTTTCTGTTAGTACAAATAAATCTGTATTGAGAAGATGGAGTGCCGGTATGGGGGAAACCTCTGTTCAAGACCAGCCAGAATATGTTCCTGAAGATCCTGTTCCAGTGACTTCTAATGATGTGGTACATGCTGAGGCTCCTAGAAATTCAGAAGTAGGAGTGGTGTCTGATTTTATTTCGGAATGTCACAATAATAATGAGATCACTGATCATGATGTAAAACCAGAAAGACAGGAAAATATAGGTTATGTTGCTGTAGATAATCCAGATGAAACCAACCCAACAGTAAAACAGGAAACTAACAAAAAGTTAGCAGCATCAGCAGAGTGGAATCAACGAAAGCAAGAAGAGTTCAaccaaattcttaaaaaaatggtcGAAAGCAAGCCTGTTTTATTTGGGAAGTCCCAGCCCAGCAGAAACCAGAATATTTCATTTGAGCAGAGAGGAGGGTCTTACGATAATTATAAGGAAAAACGTGATGCAAAACTTCGAGGAGCAAAGGCTGgaaaacaagtagaaaaagAAGCACAATTTCGACAAATGCAGCGACTACTTGATAAGAGGAAGGTTGAAATGTCCAAAAGTGTGAGTGCAAGTAAAAAAAGTTCTCCAAGGTTGCCCCAAAGTTCTCTTAGAAATTCAACTCCACCTGCAAATTCCCCAAAGGAAACCTCTAAACCTTCAACTATGAAAAAAACATCATCTAGAACATCTCCCATGCCTGCTACACGTAAGTCTTGGTCAGCAACACCTTCACCAAGGGCAGCTGGGACATCCCCCGCCAAAGCTCGTGGTGGAATTTCATCTGCTAACAGCACCCCAACACATCGTAAGCCAGTGTCAACATCTGTTCCCCAACCAAGCACCCAAAGGGAAAAATCTCTGCCCCGGAACAGAAATGAGAAAGAACCTCAGACCAATAATGCCAGGAGCCTCAAAAGCATGAATGAGAAGCGGCAGCCAGCTGTCCCAAACAAGAGCAAGGCAGTCAAAGCAAAAGTGACGAAAGCTTCTGAAGAAGCCTCTGTTCCTTCAAAGACTAGCATTGGTAACAAGGGAACCAAGAAAAGCAGTGTGGTGCCATTGGAATCAAAACCATTTCTACGCAAGGGTTCTCGAATGGGGCATGGAACTGCTGATCTTAACAAGAAAAAAGGTCCTCCTAAGATGGACAAATCTCTGAGAGTAAGTGCAGATCTTATTGAAGATCAAGAAAGTGAGTTGGTTGTCAATGCTTCTGACTTGGTCAGTCAGCATTCAGATGGGGACACAATGACACCTATTCATCAGAATGCTGCTACAGAACCAGACCCACAGATACATAACCAATTGCAATGCGGTGAGACAGAAAACTTGGACCAAAATCCTACAGATGGTGAGGTCTTAACATACACAGGAGAGTCTTCCATAAATataaggaatgaagaagaatcaACCATATCACCTTCTGCCTGGTTGGAGACAGAAGAGGATCTGGAAATGCCCAAGCCATGTGAGGATGACACCTTCCAATCTGCATCTCTAGCCAATGCTGCCCCAGTGGGATCAGCTAGTCCTCGTGTTCGTCATTCTCTGTCACAGATGCTGCAAGAAGAAAGTAGTGAACCTGACACATGTGAGTGGGGAAATGCTGAGAATCCTCCTGCCATGATATACCAAAAAAATGCACCCAAAGGTTTGAAAAGACTCCTGAAATTTGCTCGGAAGAGCAAGGGCGATACAGGTTCCACTGGCTGGTCTAGCCCATCTGTTTTTTCTGAAGGAGAGGATGATGCTGAGGaatttaaaaattctaataaaaggAATGCTGATAATCTACTGAGAAAGGCCGCACAAAATGTGAAAAGCTACGGACAACCGAAAAATTCAGTACATGAAGGATATGAAAGAAATTTAG GTAGAGATGATGGCAAGGGTTCTCACAAGATGCGAGATGGACGAG